A single region of the Arthrobacter sp. V1I7 genome encodes:
- a CDS encoding ABC transporter substrate-binding protein, which yields MRKVLGAVAALAVAAGLLTGCGSSETSDASKKQDLTFWVYSDFTQGEAGALMNKFVDEFKQEHANVGSVTLVPKNDADLLSGLMSGVGLPDAFSASARDGRKYRDAVGLLDLKPVFDENYAKGFYPKALDAVSQDDGVWAVPFISYTPVIYRNLTVLKNAGVDPAEGIPTQQAFLDQLAKVQASGVAATHSWTKDDYFGPGAIMAADADNITEGVKDGKTTIKPEELERTFESVNAINQFGNQSMIYKADSTMEAFKSNKLGYMIGGPWSEPAIKQSGAEYDFVLTPPHEAGGRTGGLQGWDFFYGVESKDEARNELVAEWLKKLGSYDVQKQWTLKTGRPTLRQDVMDDPAVVGSSAMAKVSSEGLKGGMPQMDFMNSGVFWPSAMTDSVAQLGAGTLTPKQTAEEFIKGINSLYAEAGE from the coding sequence ATGAGGAAAGTACTCGGCGCGGTGGCGGCGTTGGCCGTCGCGGCTGGACTTCTGACGGGATGCGGCTCTAGCGAGACATCCGATGCCAGTAAGAAACAAGATCTCACCTTCTGGGTGTACTCGGATTTCACCCAAGGTGAAGCCGGTGCTCTCATGAACAAATTTGTTGACGAGTTCAAGCAGGAACACGCCAACGTCGGTTCCGTCACGCTGGTGCCGAAGAACGACGCAGACCTTCTTTCGGGCCTGATGTCCGGCGTCGGGCTGCCCGATGCTTTCAGTGCCAGCGCCCGTGATGGTAGGAAGTACCGTGATGCCGTTGGACTTCTCGATCTAAAGCCGGTCTTTGACGAGAACTACGCGAAGGGCTTTTACCCGAAGGCATTGGATGCCGTTTCCCAGGACGACGGCGTCTGGGCGGTTCCGTTCATCAGCTACACCCCAGTCATCTACCGAAACCTCACCGTGCTCAAGAATGCCGGCGTAGACCCTGCGGAGGGTATCCCGACCCAGCAGGCGTTCCTCGACCAGCTTGCAAAGGTGCAGGCATCAGGAGTGGCAGCTACGCATTCCTGGACGAAAGACGACTACTTCGGGCCGGGAGCGATCATGGCCGCCGATGCCGACAACATCACTGAGGGCGTCAAGGACGGGAAGACGACCATCAAGCCCGAGGAGCTGGAGCGCACTTTCGAGAGCGTCAATGCCATAAACCAGTTCGGCAACCAGTCGATGATCTACAAGGCCGACAGCACCATGGAAGCTTTCAAGTCGAACAAGCTCGGGTACATGATTGGTGGTCCCTGGAGTGAACCAGCTATAAAGCAGAGTGGCGCCGAGTACGACTTCGTCCTCACGCCTCCCCATGAGGCCGGCGGCAGGACCGGCGGGCTCCAGGGATGGGACTTCTTCTACGGCGTCGAGAGTAAGGACGAAGCCCGCAACGAACTGGTTGCGGAATGGCTGAAGAAGCTCGGGTCGTACGACGTACAGAAGCAATGGACTCTCAAGACCGGGCGCCCCACGCTGCGGCAGGACGTCATGGACGATCCGGCCGTTGTCGGCTCCTCAGCGATGGCGAAAGTGTCCTCCGAGGGCCTCAAAGGCGGCATGCCGCAGATGGACTTCATGAACTCGGGCGTGTTTTGGCCCAGCGCCATGACCGACTCTGTGGCGCAGCTGGGTGCCGGAACGCTCACGCCCAAGCAGACCGCCGAGGAATTCATCAAGGGAATTAATAGCCTTTACGCTGAGGCCGGCGAGTAA